From the genome of Primulina huaijiensis isolate GDHJ02 chromosome 11, ASM1229523v2, whole genome shotgun sequence:
CGCTGTCGGAGTGGGTCTAAGCACGTTTGACAAAGCATCGGTATACCATACTGTTAACTATGTTCATTCTTAATTGAAATTCGCAGAAAGCAACGGATTTTCTCTGCcagaaatattatatatttcactTGATAACAATGTTTTCATTGCCGTTGACGATATTTATCTTTAGGTTCATTATTATGTACAATCCCACATTCAGATGAACGAATATCGAGACCGTGTGATTTTGGTTAGCATAAACATACCAATACTTCCTTTTTTCTTTCCTCCACGTTTTGTTTACGATTGTGATTTACTCAACATATTTATTTTCAGCCCGCTGTTTCAAAAAAATGTGGGAAACTTGTTAGCAAATGTATAAACATTCTGGATATGACTGGTTTGAAGCTTTCAGCCTTAAACCAGATAAAGGTGCACGATCGGTTAAAGATTCATAGATCCTTTTGCTGTACTTATCCAGCCAAATATAGCtctaatatctttttttttttttcgttttcgtGTGTTCAGCTTGTAACTCTTATGTCTTCCATCGACGACCTGAACTACCCAGAGAAGACTTTAACTTATTACGTTGTGAATTCCCCGTATGTCTTCTCTGCTTGTTGGAAGGTTTGTCCCTTGTTTTCGCTCCATTTCTGTTCTCTTTTAGCGATCTGCGgtataaaagttgcagtttgTTTTTCGTTTTTCCGCATTGGGGTCAGTCGGACGGGTTAGCGTAATTTTCTTTCCGATATCAGGTCGTCAAGCCCCTTCTGCATGAAAGGACACACAGGAAAATTAATGTATTGGTCGGTTGTGGACAGGAAGAACTATTGAAGGTTGTTTCTTTATCCTGGTTTTTGCGTATCACATTCTTGTGTTATGATGTGACCTTCGCAGTCAGCTTTTTCTTATATCGGCATCTAAAATCttggggtttttttttcttctgattATATTCGGTGCAGATAATGGATTATTCCTCCCTACCCCATTTCTGCCGTAAGAGAAGCTCTGGTTCTTCGAATTATAACAATGGCAATTGCTACTCCTTGGACCACCCATTTCACCAACTTGTTTACAATTACATTAACCGGCAAGCCGTGATCCGTGAACCTATTAAGCCGATAAAACAGGGGTCTGTGCATGTCACCCTGCCGGAGAACGCTGATGACGAAGACATCGCCAAGACTCTAGAATCCGAACTAGAGAAATTCAAGAATCTCGAAAGATGTCGTGAATCGTTGAAGTGTCTGAAAACCACTGATGATAAGTGAGATTGCTCTCGTGTTCTTGGCCAGTGTCTTATAATCAAACATATTTCGTAGGAGACAGCCGCAGACAACGCATATGCTCTCACATGTTAGCACGTTAATTGTAACGTAACATTGGGGCGGTCTCCAATCTATACTATGTCTGGGGAATGTAAGAAGttagtaattttaaataaatttaagagttaattttatttagcttttaTATTACGGCATGgaacattttaattaatttatttcaaatgtagttaaaattatattaacttaaataaataacttaatcTTTATTTAGTGCCAAAAACCCACTTCTAGAATGTGTTGTGAAATTGTTTTATGAATATCACTTAGTTGGCTGATTGTGATGCACAAAATATAGCAAAAATTACAGAAAATGAATAATTCCTCAAGATTTATTATTAGGACAGAAATTTTACATAACTAAAATAGAATGCAGCTTTGTTACAGCAGCATAGATATACAGAGAAGTTTTGGGAGACCTTGATAAGCAGTAAACCTTCGAATTCATAGCAACGATCGAGGCACCATAGGTCTTGGTCTGCTATACATAAAAGGCACCATTTATCAATTCTTGAACAAGTTATATGAAGTCATTGATTTATTGTACAGTATAGCAATTCCAAATAAGCATACCGATTATTAACGAGCTCTAGAACTACAGCAGATGAACCTCCTCCACCGTTGCAGATTCCCGCAACCCCAAACTTACCATTTCTCTGTCTCAGCACCTGAATGATCATTCCACAAGGATTAAAGATAACACTAAATGCTTCGCAAGAACTTGACAAGGCAGGGAACATACACCTAACAATGTGATCAAGATGCGTGCTCCACTACAGCCTAATGGATGCCCTAAAGACACAGCACCACCATGCACATTCAATTTGTCCTATAAACAGAGTTCCCAAAACAAGGAAATAAGAGCCAGTCTATCATAATGAATGAAATTCGAAAAGAGAGACTAGCAATACTCACGGGGTTGATGTTGAGAAGCCTCTGATTAGCAATAGCCACAAcctgcaaaaataaaattagaatcGTCTACCTGGGTAAGACACAGATAGTGGAAATTCAGCACAGGCTCTTACAGAAAAGGCTTCATTAATTTCATAGTAATCAATACTATTAGCTTCCAAACCAGAATTTGAGATTGCTTTTGGTATTGCAATAGCAGGAGCAGTTGTAAACAACTCAGGTGCCTACACAGCCGACATAATAATTCATCAAGCCATCAAAGAtattaattcaacaaaagaaaaacaagGTTTTTCACAAAACCTGTGCTCCATCAGCATAGCCTCTTATTTTAGCTATCACTTCCAATCCATGTTTAATTGCCATGGCTCCACTCACCAAGACCAGCGCGGCAGCACCATCGCTGCACAGAATTAATAAATATACTTGTGGCAGAGAAACACGGAGACAAATGACAGAGGGAAAGCGGTAAGATATTAACCTTATACTAGAAGCATTTCCAGCAGTGACAGAACCTCCATTCTTCTGGAAGCTTGGTTTAAGCTTTCTTAATTTATTCGCATCAAACTAGCAAAAAGAAGAGAAGGAACTCAAACATTTGTAATCGAGCAACATAAATAATCATACACATGGAAACTAATTAAGCACTCTAGATCCTTGAGAAAATGTTGATCTCACTATAGAAAACGGACAAGATGATGAAGTTAATAATTTAATGAGTGAGCAAACTTAGTCAAGTCCAAAAACATTTCTTGCATATAAAATTGACTTTGAATGATAACAACACAGTTTACAGTTTTAACTTCAACTTAATAAAGAAATCACAGAATCAGCTGGACACAATTTAGCTATTAAAAGAAAACATTAAATCAAGTACTAAAAATAAACTTGTTTGCATATTCATAACACTTGGATTCAATTTCAGCATCTTCTGGCGTCTAAAGTAATTTGaggtaaattttttattctacCACCTTTCCTAAACCTTCATCTTTGTCAATAATGGTAGATGGCCTCCCCCTACTACCAGAAATTTCAACCTGCATGTATGAATAAAACCATCAGCGAATCTTTGAAACCCACTGCCAGTTAATTTCTAATAAACAGAAAATATTCTCACCGGAACTATCTCCCAATTGAATGCACCACTGGTTTCTGCAGTAATGCCTCGTTTAAAACTTTGAACAGCATAGGAATCCTAGTAaagatatatataaaacaaattatGCATGGTACCATTAGACtcaccaaaaatattaaatgccGAAATATGGCTTCTATAATTGATACAAAAGAGAGAAGATAGACATGGTAGATGTtcaccataaaaaaaaaaaaaatagaagcaaTCATTCATTCTGGAAGCAAACAGATTGGAACAGTTTGCCAAAAATAACTTTCTCGGTTAAAATGATTCTATAATCGTGTAAAATTGCAGCTTTTtctcattaattaaaataagaagAAACAGCAATCAGCGCATTAATGGACAAGAATAGAATTCTTCTTACACCAGCATATAGTACCATGTACTTGTAGAAAATGAAATGTCTTTTTTTAGAGAGAATTTGTTCATTCTCGAAAATGATACAATGTCCAATGAGAAGTATCTTATTATTTAGTACTCACAcaacaccaaaatagttttataATTTGACAGCATAAACCATTAAAAGTAAAAAGGAACTTAGTTGAGCTGTGCAGATTGAAGATAATTTGATGTATCttgaaaatcaaataacaaattAGCAACCACAAAACATCACCTGCTCATCTCTAGTTATTTTATGTTGAGCGGCACATAATTCTGCACAAACACCCATTCCAAAATCATTATAGATGTCCCAAAGGCCATCTTTGATCATGCCATCAATAATAGTGTCATGTCCCAGCCGAGATCCTGTCCTGTTAAAATATGGGAAGAATCACAATGACAGGCACCAGTTATATTAACTCAAATTCCAACCTTCCCCTTCCCCCAAGAGAAGACAAAAGTTCATCGATTAATGAGGAATCATGTGGGATGCCAGGTACCTTTTTTATATCACCTGAAGTGAATATGGAAAAAATGTCTTCATACAATACATCGAGGCTACCAGAAGAGCTAACCTACAGTATTCCTTTCTTACCGAAAGAAGAAGCAAGAAACACCACAATACAAGTTAACTAATCAGCATGCTGACCTTCCACTAGGTAGATACTTTGGTGCATTTGACATGCTTTCCATGCCCCCAGCAACTACTACATCATTGTCACCCACTTTTATTGTTTGTGCCGCAATCATGATTGCTGGGTTAATCATAAAGATACAATCAAGTCATTCCAGAATCTTTCAAATAGGAAGAAGTTTCTGACAGAAATGCCAACCAACCTTTCATTCCCGACGAACACACTTTGTTAATGGTGGTGCATATTACCGAATTGGGTATACCTGCACCTAGTGCAGCCTGCCTTGCAGGGGCTTGGCCCAAATTTGCACTAAGAACGTTTCCAAAGAAGACTTCTTGCACCAGAGAAGGATCTACCCCAGCCCTTTTTAGAGCACCTTCGAACATAGAGCAGCCTTTAGAATGGACACGTGATTCAATCGCAAAAATGAGAAATGAGTCAAACTATACTTATGTTGATTTTAAAGTCATCTCACATTCAATAACTATAGAACCAAGCTTTGTAGCAGGTAAAGATGAAAGAGAACCAAGTAAGCTGCCCATCGGTGTCCGCGCAACACCAACAATACAAACATCTGAGCGAAATTCATTAATGTTAGCTGATCTTCATAAAGCTTAAGTAAGGCAACACAAAAGCAACCATCCAAAATAGCTCGACTGTTATTAATAGCTAGCTTAAAAATGAAAGTCGTAATTAAATTTCACTAAATAATGACTCAGGCATGGGCTCGTTATACATGAATGGATAGAATCTTAATTCCAGATGCTTGAGCGAAAGAGGAGTTATCACCTCTAGGTTTAATAGCGTCACCTGCAGCCATGGGAGTCTGCAAAAACCCAAAAAAGACATCAAACAGTCAAATTGCCAAATCTTCTCGAACAATTAATGGTGGTCACTGAAAAGTTTGAATTCGTCCATCAAGAAAACCCCCATGTAGCATCAAAGAACCCAGAGCACCACCTCATGGTCATcaagttttgaaaaaaaaatcaagaaatctaACTAACGATAACATCAGAATTAAAAGAGCCACGAAATTCAGCAGCAATGATCAGCAAACACattcaaaccaaagaaaatatgaTAAAGAAAGCACAAGGGAAGAACAAAAAGTGGGAAGTCGTTCGTCGCAATCAAAATAATGACATACCAAGCACCAATTTATTGCCCGAAACAGAGGTTGTTAAGCCTACGGAAACGTCTAACTTCAATCAGCCGTTCTTCCTTGGCAACACCACCTTTCTTCGCCTCTGCGTTTGCCCTGTTCGGCGATTTGGTGTCGGATGATCACCGACAGAGAGCCGAGAGAAATCAGTCGTAGGAAGCCCCACTGGAATGAGCGTAATCTTAAGTAACACATTATCGTTTGGGCGTCCGAATCCGTTCTCATTAATTTATGTTAATAACTCTCCATCTCCTCGAAAGTTATGGGATCCACGAGCCACATATTCATTACATTAATACTTTTCCATTATTAACTCACACCCACATTCATTTAATATCAACTTTCATTATTTATGAGTCTCACTGTCCacttactcttttttttttctttttaattatttcaatatctttctaatatttttaaaattttacaacaaatattactaaaaataaatagtattattattttaaaaataacttaattccaatattcattaaaatattattaagaaaTGAAAAATTTCTTCAGAACATGccttaattagcgacggtttttgagaaaccgtcgtaaatagcgacggttgttaaaaaaccgtcgcaattagcgacttttttaaaaaatcgttgCAAGTAGCGACGCTTTTCAAGTTGCGACGGCTTacgaaaaaccgtcgcaacttGCGAAATAATGCCGTTCATTCTAATGAATTTCTTGGCTGTCATGTCAGCCAAAATTAATAACTTCTACACCCACATTGGTGTATGAACATTAATGGGCGTTAATAATTGGTGCCCTTATACAAACATTTCTTGTGATTTTCTTTATAAAACCTGTTCTATCTAATCAAGCTTTTTAACACCTCCTAATAACAAActttcatatataaatataatctcaatttatatttttatccattgtaatatttacttaattaacttcttatataaatttattaataatttttatactaTCTCTATCATTTTTTTTCCATACTATCTAAAACTTCAAACTATCTCACTATCTCGATAAATCTTACGTAAAGATTtatctataaataaaatatcataaaacaataatacatattttttacacaaaaattttccaacaaaaattaatatga
Proteins encoded in this window:
- the LOC140987977 gene encoding SEC14 cytosolic factor-like, translated to MAVVPQEAINQFEALMDEVDEPLKRTFQNVHQGYPHETLTRFLKAREGNVTKARKMLIDCLEWRVQNEIDDMLAKPIVPVDHYRAIRDSQLIGLSGYSNEGLPVFAVGVGLSTFDKASVHYYVQSHIQMNEYRDRVILPAVSKKCGKLVSKCINILDMTGLKLSALNQIKLVTLMSSIDDLNYPEKTLTYYVVNSPYVFSACWKVVKPLLHERTHRKINVLVGCGQEELLKIMDYSSLPHFCRKRSSGSSNYNNGNCYSLDHPFHQLVYNYINRQAVIREPIKPIKQGSVHVTLPENADDEDIAKTLESELEKFKNLERCRESLKCLKTTDDK
- the LOC140987973 gene encoding acetyl-CoA acetyltransferase 2-like isoform X2, with the protein product MAAGDAIKPRDVCIVGVARTPMGSLLGSLSSLPATKLGSIVIECALKRAGVDPSLVQEVFFGNVLSANLGQAPARQAALGAGIPNSVICTTINKVCSSGMKAIMIAAQTIKVGDNDVVVAGGMESMSNAPKYLPSGRTGSRLGHDTIIDGMIKDGLWDIYNDFGMGVCAELCAAQHKITRDEQDSYAVQSFKRGITAETSGAFNWEIVPVEISGSRGRPSTIIDKDEGLGKFDANKLRKLKPSFQKNGGSVTAGNASSISDGAAALVLVSGAMAIKHGLEVIAKIRGYADGAQAPELFTTAPAIAIPKAISNSGLEANSIDYYEINEAFSVVAIANQRLLNINPDKLNVHGGAVSLGHPLGCSGARILITLLGVLRQRNGKFGVAGICNGGGGSSAVVLELVNNRPRPMVPRSLL
- the LOC140987973 gene encoding acetyl-CoA acetyltransferase 2-like isoform X1, whose product is MAAGDAIKPRDVCIVGVARTPMGSLLGSLSSLPATKLGSIVIECALKRAGVDPSLVQEVFFGNVLSANLGQAPARQAALGAGIPNSVICTTINKVCSSGMKAIMIAAQTIKVGDNDVVVAGGMESMSNAPKYLPSGRTGSRLGHDTIIDGMIKDGLWDIYNDFGMGVCAELCAAQHKITRDEQDSYAVQSFKRGITAETSGAFNWEIVPVEISGSRGRPSTIIDKDEGLGKFDANKLRKLKPSFQKNGGSVTAGNASSISDGAAALVLVSGAMAIKHGLEVIAKIRGYADGAQAPELFTTAPAIAIPKAISNSGLEANSIDYYEINEAFSVVAIANQRLLNINPDKLNVHGGAVSLGHPLGCSGARILITLLGVLRQRNGKFGVAGICNGGGGSSAVVLELVNNRRPRPMVPRSLL